Part of the Mya arenaria isolate MELC-2E11 chromosome 8, ASM2691426v1 genome, AACTCAAGAATATGTTAAAATTCTTTTCTAAACAAGACTGAATATCATACTCAAGTCTGTCAGTTGTGTGCAACTGAGCTGGTGTACAAAGCTGtcataaatatgttcaatatgtcTAGACAggtaataatttgatataattcTGTTTGATCAAACAAATTTCTAGTAATTCATAGAAGCAGTGCTGacgtaacatttaaaaaaacccacatcaGTTTTCTTGAAAATCAGTTTTTCTTGAGCATAATATGCTCTATAAAGAAATCGTAAGTCGGCcatgttatttgtaaaagttGTACTCCATCAAATGACAGGACAATTTGTAAAAAGTCTATTTAATATCTATCATATGAATTTCTAATTTATATGGCTTTATTTTTAAGGAAGTGAAGACCCAATAAGCCCTTAAAACAATCAACTTATCTGCAGTAACATCTGATAACCTTAAATATTTGCCAAgttattttgtaacattatCGATTCCAATCGATGACTCTCGTATTCcataatttatatcaatttcaaaatgtttacatgGTTTCACAATTTTTGAAATCTTAATTTCATTCATTCTCAACAGCATAGcatggtgaccttgaacttgCTCAGAATATAGAGCAATTTCGTTCATTGACTCTGAAACATTACACCACCATTATGAACAGCAATAGCCGATCAGGACACAATGACATAGGAAAAAAACTGCTGCTGTTATCAGCaaaattcatcaatttaattattttccatttttgttttcaaaataacatcATAAATTATGGactaattatgtttgttttaacctTGGTAAAATTggagaaataaatatatttatagccAATAAAGATAGGAAAATATATGATTAATTCAACAACAAAAGTCATAATTGGTCTGATCAAAGTCATTATTCCAGGAAAAAGTTTTATTGACAAAGAAAAACAGCTGTTATTTTTACGAAACTCGTCATTGGTTAAAAAGTGTCTGATCAAGGGTATTGCACCTcctaaatgttttgttgacaaAAGAAATACAGCATTTCAAGGACACGCTGCAAGCAGGTCCTAACTCCatgtaacaagagctgtcgtaagacagcgcgctcgacaatgccgctttgacttagaatacaataacaatgtaataataccaagtttggtctctttatgtcaaacctaactaaaattattctattcataaggtgactttgatgctgccctcccaccagcccgcccaaacaatgacgtaAGTCATTCAactaacttgatttcccattatgaaaatgtggttaagaatatacaaatatgcctttcaaaggaaataaaaaaaattaaaaaattcaagggtcattatttgtatttaggcttaaaacggagtaatgtttcttgttgtaagatggtcgtaaataattttgaattttattaagtgcatttaatgaacggtatagatttttttttattaaaatcccaacttgcccttaacttttacttgcctaaaactttaacctaagtcaatcaggggccataacttgtattaaggatatggagttatgtaacctcattgggtgatggtcctgaacaattgtgtgaagtttaagtcaattgaatgaagggtatagaagttattaaacaatatcctaacctgcccttaaactttaacctaagttccatagtcaatcaggggctgtaatttgtataaaagataatatggagttatctaacctcattatgtgatggctctgaacatctgtgtgaagtattaagtcaattgaatgaatggtattggagtttaaagtgaaaatcccaacttgccctaaaactttaacctgccctaaaactttaacctaagtcaatcaggggccgtaacttgtatttaggataacatggagttatgtaacctcattgtgtgatggtcctgaacaactgtgtgaagtattaagtcaattgaacaaaggatatagaagttattaataaatattccaacttgccctaaaactttaacctaagttccatagtcaattaggggccataatctgtgtaaagaatgatatggagttatctaacctcatcatgtgatggccctgaacaactgcgtgaagtattaagtcaattgaatgtagggtattggacttataagtgaaaatcccaacttgccctaaaactttaaccggacgccgatgccaacgccggggcgagtagtatatagcccacctattcttcgaatagtcaagctaaaaatagaAGGAATTATGACAGTTTTGCGCCAAGCCCTAAATTGACTCTGACCatgattttgtcaatattaaacATACCTATATTTCATGCTGGCATCATACAtttcataacatttgtttttcatgttaatataACAAGAAGCAACTTATGATTCCAAGTTTAGCTCAgtgtgtttcaaaataaattattattttcagcaGACCTACTTGTATATGTCTTTTGTGCATATATCGTTCAACTTGAGCATTTTGACGCTCGAAAACAAATCAACGCTCTTTATCATTATAAGAACCTGGGTTTTAGAGCCAGTTGAACTAAAACGGAGCGTATTGGAATGCAGACAGCACAGACAACAATTCACTATGTCTATCTCCTGCATATCttcaatatgaaacaaaacattttacaatctTGCTTAATCAATAAAGATTGTTTCAAAGaagctattaaatataaaaaacaaatataaatagaagcataatataaatagaacattgttattataatttaaagaaTCGTGCAACTGATTCGGCATTAGTACACTGAACAACtaaaatttaagttttgttATAAAGCAGAAAATTGGATTTTCAAGTACCAACTTAAGTCTTAATTGTAaggcattaaaaaataattgtttgtttccacGAACCCAACCGCCCCATTTTTTCCTCCCCACCCTACActgtttttttactttacagTGGGTTGTGCAATTTcctaaaaaatgttcatttatgagtgaacatgttaaaatttgaccattttacatttaaaacttcTTACAATAGCGATATATTCTGGCATAGGTTggttttatacaaaaaaatcggGGTTCCCTTTAAAAAAACGCCTACCCTACCAACCATATTATGGAGATGTTAGTGGaaaaaaagattgatttttttttggcctcAGGTACAtgatttcttaaacaaaacagaaacgATGTATATGGGCATGAAAAAGAGGCACCATAGGCCAAAggaaattaattgtttgtttctacTAATGTCTCCCCCAAACAGTTTATATGTAGAGGGGTTGGTAGGAATAAGCAAATTCTCTAAACTTTTTACTCATTCATCTCTTTATAACGATAATGCCTATGGCCTCAAGATCATGaaatctttttttctaaatatttttcatgacatcttttattacatatatatatctcaAGATACTTGTTAATGACACCTTTTTAtgaaagtttttatttcatgacaTATTTCTATATTATCTGCGTCATGTACAATTTGGcaaaaataactgaaaatggACACAGCATTAGAAGGAAATATATCACCCGAGAGTATTCATGGTCAGCACTAAAAAACACTGCCCCAATTTctaaaaacatcttaagtctcttataacaagattaagcAAAGctgactatttttgttttggtatgatttgtttcatatttatattctatAGTTTTTTTTGACTTTGAAaggaaattatctttatgataattgCGACAAGCTAATTTTTATAAAACCCTTTACTTCATGCCAAACCAAGCCATATTAGGCCTGCCAGTGTATGGCTTATCAGTACATTGATTATCAGTAGCCAAAAGATAAAGTACCCTTACTGCATAGGAGattaatgaaaatcaaaattaagtaaGGAATTTGCTCTATGAAATATAAGCTACTTAACGTAACGCTTAAGAACTTTCAAGAAATTGGCGCACGGTCAGTCAGGTTAGCAGAAACAAACAACTTAATTTCTTAAGACCGTATCACATGACCTTGCTATCTCTTCTGATTGGCTATATATCACAACGTATTAGGTCGCCAAAACGAAAAATATTACGCcacaaatgaacattttggGTAACAAAATAGCATTTGAATACctataacatcattttttgttctttgtttcaTTCATGTAACATACATACCCAAAATCTACATTTTTAAAGGCTTGTACAAAGTTCATGTATCCTGTACTTCATAAGCATTGGCACCGTTTGTTTCACAAaattagacaaataaaacacatttatcacACAAAATCTGCCCTAAATGACTGTTATTTTAGGTCAAAACTTTGACCATGATGCTAATTTTATTACAGATGAATAATGTTCCTTCATCCAATCAGAATGAGTCGACTTAGCCTTGACAATGATGGACAGCATTCGCTGCAGAAAAATTCACATACAGCACAAGCATTCACATTTCGCGACTTTTAAGCTTTCACGATTAACAGCCTCTGTTATATACACATACACGCTTGGTGTGTACGACAAGGTAGCGCCATAACGTGGCGTTTCTTGCCTGTTGATGTATACATAgacgttatatatataaatttgtataatttatactTTTCACAATAGTGTCATATAGAATCACAGAGCCTAAAAGGCAATTAAGATCACACGCACCAAGACTCAACGACCTTGGAGTTTTCACACAGTCACTTTATAGCACAGAATACACACAAACTCTTTATAACTGCCCTATCATACgttgtctatttttagacttACTTGACTATTATTATCACTAGAACTCACACCCTCGTAGTCAGGTGGTTCGTCAATATGTAAATTTGGTGAAACACTATTTTTCGCAGTTCTTGTTTGTCCGTCTGCTGCTAAATTTGTAGACAACGTCCTAGAATGGGTTCTTGTGTTAGCAGACTGTCTTTGCGATCGTGATGCGTCCTTTGTGCCGTTTGCCGCTGACGGTTTGACATTCGACGACATGCTAAAACAGCGTACCATCCGAGTAACACCGTAAGAGTCTCTTACAAGTCTATTTGCTGGGTTTGCAAAATTTTCTAAACTGGCAGTTTTAGAATCATACGGGGGTGGGCTCTCACGATCATGAACAGTTTTATTTGGGGGTGGCCTAAATATCATATCGTTCATATTTCTGGGTTtacataataaatgtttttgactATCAGGGTATCCCTCCTCTCCATCTTTCGAGATGGGTATTTGCGGGGGAAGGTCGAGCATAGTGTCTGTCCGTACAGAGCGCACGCGCTGCTGGTGCTCGCGTATTTGTGAGATCTGGTGGTCGAGAAGTTTATCCTGGCTAGTTGCAGGAGTTGGAGAGGGCACATACACCACCtgaaaacagacaaaacaacTCGTAAACATACGCTGCCATTTTCCATTTACACATAAAGTATGAGGCAATccttaataaattgtttacaagTGTAAGAATCAACCCAGTAAGCTCAGTCAGTGCTGTGCTGTGACAGGGTATCGTGCAGTGCTGTGACGGTATCGTGCAGTGCTGTGACAGGGTATCGGCATGCATGGGTTAGAGCCCTGCACAGGGCACACTTTTTCCATCGATTCACTTCAACTTGCAGAGGCCTCCACCAACTCGATGAAAAAGCCCCTACTCATTTTTTGGCATAAGCCACTGCATAAAAATAGTTGGTAGATTGGGATTTACCTAATGCTAGGAGTAACCCATAATCACTTATAATGTCATTCATATGTATTGTTACAATTTTGATTCTTGTTATTATCGCTATGTTATATGTTGTCTGAATTGTAttaaattgcatatatatacatgtatgaatatgaACACATGTTTTGCACTCTTCGCCATTTTGTATGAAATTCgtcttctggaaaacaaatgttatgttttgttctgttctgttcattataatataatgcTAACTCAATAGGTCAtttcttatttacaaaatattgtaacaatTGTGTTCAATTATGTAAGTATTGCTGTATTAATAGGTTAATGTACTATATTGTCTACATATTTAACCGCATTACCAGAAAACATGTTCCAAGGTTGCAATATGAccatcaattatatttttatcatcataCCGTAAACACCATACGTTTTCCTGATATTTCGTAAAGGACAGTGCATTCAAATCTGAGCAATTTTCCCAGATATTACAAAAGGCATGGTGTTCCGTGCACATGTTTCTGCAAGACAAGAATTGATTGCCCAGACAAGGTAAAAACTGTATTTCTTGCAGGCGTACATTCCCGCAAATAGCAGACAAGATACGCACAATTGTGATAAACACCTCTTTAAGACCCTTTCTCTGAGAAAGGACATGAAATACAGCACCAACCAGACAACCTAAAGTACTAAGGCTTAAACATCTATTagaatgtaaaacattttgcaaagaACTTCTTGTAGACACGACAAGGCAGGTTGAAAGTAGGCGAgacagttatatttaaaaaagaggcccaaaagggcctatgctctaccgACATGGCTTTTGAgctcatatcaatccagagcatgtatgtatgggtaaaaggcaagagacatatagtttatgttttgtgtttgggttacctgaaaacgtagcacgttcaacatctgagcccagaaagtattgtaagcagattagttgcatgaactattttaatatgtgcaaagtaaaagtcatcccacaaaaaaaaaatgctttcaaaactgtactcatagtaaaaaattctgtagttttaaaagttaaaaaaaagtggtcaaaaggtcaaagtcaagggcatcctaggacaacattgatcaatttgaacaaacattcacaatcaattgtgctgagatgaatgcacgaacacacaaaaagattttcaaacctttccagatttatgtttaccaaacctgtgaatcctgggtgtggccagtaatgacaccaggtgcataacttaaacattcacaaccaattttgttaagatgaatgcgcaaactacagaacttaaagctaaaaaatggcctttgggctttcaacaagaaataggcagagtaattcacaaaatcaactgcagaagcaaaaagcaaattgtctctcaaaatcctagacttgcaaattgtctcccttaactctagacttgaatttacatgtacatgtaaacttggctaaaaatagaattcgctcatgcagacctggctaaaaaaagaaagcatttctttaaaactttcatggcccataatctaggcattcatgggcggatcttgctggttttcgaaaggaaccaagctctaatggatatctagatactgtacaagtttcatcgagatacaatcaaaactgaagactgtatcgtgttcacaagcaattgtttacagacgcacgaccacacggatgcacatactactaTGAAGAGCTCTCCACTCAACATGTACTATGAAGAGCTCCCCACTCAACATACACTATGAAGAGCTCCCCACTCATCATACACTATGAAGAGCTCTCCGCTCAACATGTACTATGAAGAGCTCTCCCCTCAACATGTACTATGAAGAGCTCTCCACTCAACATGTACTTTGAAGAGTTCTCCACTCAACATACACTATGAAGAGCTCGCCACTCATCATACACTATGAAGAGCTCTCCCCCCTCAATATGTACTATGAAGAGCTCTCCACTCAACATACACTTTGAATAGCTCTCTACTAAACATACACCTTGAAGTGCTCTCTCCTCAACATACATGCTTTAGTCTACATGATATACCCTCTTATGATATTCTCTCAAGGGGATCTACACTCTGATGAGCTTTTTCTACAGGATCTACACTCTGATGAgcttttcttgcataccggacatgtgtttccggtcatgtgaccggtgctggaaaaactcatcttacacccccaatgtaagatgagtcaagcgcaacaacgcgccacttcttatttcttgaattgtatggtttatgaaaagtatattatgcaatttcattaaagcggaataaaaaataacaatatacaatacttttaattaaaattgaaaataaataattgtaaaagcgcgatttttcaaggaactatttgacgtcgatagtgatttaaaattactgcgctttatgacatcagtacacaacgtcgcacacactttttggtgaaatgtaaaaaaagtgcgttttctacgtcaatttttccacaaattcataattttgggtatgcaagaaaaaataccaataccggtacggatagaaaaatccaaccgtcgggcacgctgcgtgaccggtaactcggcaagcctcgttaccggcttacgcatGTGCCCTTGGGCtggatttttctatccataccggaaacacatgatagatacttatactcTTTAGGTGATCCACGCTCTGATGAGCTTTTTCTACAGGATCTACGCTCTAATGAGCTTCTCTCTAGGTGATCCACGCTCTGATGAGCTTTTTCTACAGGATCTACGCTCTGATAAGCTTCTCTCAAGGTGAACTACACTCTGATGAGCTTTTCTCTTCATGATCTATGCTCTGATCTATGCTAAATTTTCCCCCTAGATCCAAGATTGGCAAGAAAGTTcataaattgaataataaagtatgttaatattatatggttttatataatgttttcaataatcaagCGTCACATGTCAGACAACAATTTTTTACATAAACTGAAAGCATGATGTCTAGCTGATTGTTtcgaaatgaaaataatattaacatgcaATGTAAATCCATTACCGCGTTATTTTGGGTGTACTTTATTACCTTTTCTATTGCCGTAATTTTACATCTGAATGCACCGGAAGAATTGAGAGAGATTTCCTGATATTGTTGTTATAATTGCGTTAAATGCAAGAGTGCAATTACCCAATACTGATGCAAGTTACATTATAATTCGCTTGTGTGCACTCTCCCATCACTTAATTGAAACTTCAATAGAATATGCCAGACACATAAAAGC contains:
- the LOC128242255 gene encoding uncharacterized protein LOC128242255 isoform X2, whose amino-acid sequence is MTTGNLQSVGSYNKDVKSACVPPELVLTETDSDDENRQENIVRICRNSRYIGFPKVFHSKLNVVKITYIWVENHSSGFTLDFDFHQNTSCSQICDDRVCLSDHQLCDGRADCTDNSDEHSCPPFSQSTGASQSPSDVELIQAVAILLSVVLMPGLLLIICVVSPCPLASRMWPRRRRSRDRLENSQGRPESCTSEVVYVPSPTPATSQDKLLDHQISQIREHQQRVRSVRTDTMLDLPPQIPISKDGEEGYPDSQKHLLCKPRNMNDMIFRPPPNKTVHDRESPPPYDSKTASLENFANPANRLVRDSYGVTRMVRCFSMSSNVKPSAANGTKDASRSQRQSANTRTHSRTLSTNLAADGQTRTAKNSVSPNLHIDEPPDYEGVSSSDNNSQVSLKIDNV